In Taeniopygia guttata chromosome 2, bTaeGut7.mat, whole genome shotgun sequence, one genomic interval encodes:
- the VAPA gene encoding vesicle-associated membrane protein-associated protein A — protein MAAAGALAKHEQILVLDPPTDLKFKGPFTDVVTTNLKLRNPSDRKVCFKVKTTAPRRYCVRPNSGIIDPGSSVIVSVMLQPFDYDPNEKSKHKFMVQTTYAPPNITDMEAVWKEAKPDELMDSKLRCVFEMPNENDKLNDIDASKAAPVLNTSKQDGPMPKPHSVSLNDTETRKLVEECKRLQAEIMKLTDENRHLRDEGLRLRKVAHSDKSGSPAALALRDNGSNSLPSLLVVIAAIFIGFFLGKFIL, from the exons GTCCCTTTACAGATGTAGTAACTACAAATCTTAAACTACGAAATCCATCAGATAGAAAAGTATGCTTCAAAGTGAAGACCACAGCACCTCGTCGATACTGTGTGAGGCCAAACAGTGGAATTATTGACCCAGGATCATCTGTAATTGTTtcag TAATGCTGCAGCCTTTTGACTATGACCCAAATGAGAAGAGTAAACACAAGTTTATGGTACAAACAACCTATGCACCACCAAATATTACAGATATGGAGGCAGTG TGGAAAGAAGCGAAACCTGATGAGTTAATGGACTCCAAATTGAGATGTGTGTTTGAAATGCCCAACGAAAATGATAAACTG AATGATATAGATGCAAGCAAAGCTGCCCCAGTCCTGAACACATCTAAGCAGGATGGACCGATGCCAAAACCACATAGTGTTTCACTTAATGATACTGAAACAAGGAAGCTGGTGGAGGAGTGCAAAAGACTTCAAGCAGAGATTATGAAGCTGACAGATGAAAATCGGCACCTGAGA gATGAAGGCTTGAGGCTCAGAAAGGTAGCGCACTCGGATAAATCTGGATCACCCGCAGCTTTGGCCCTCAGAGATAATGGCTCTAATTCTCTTCCTTCACTTCTTGTTGTAATTGCAGCCATTTTCATTGGATTCTTTCTAGGGAAGTTCATCTTGTAG